In bacterium, a single genomic region encodes these proteins:
- a CDS encoding phosphatase PAP2 family protein, which produces MLSLRDRSHGKIVAEITGLLMLDWLVEIDSAVFVFLNSGIVNPVFDFIMPIATNHWFLRGVFAVIVLGLLIFGKKQERIAAIACIVTVALADQLSAQLIKPLVGRIRPCHTLSRFICWSTVRKGLSFPSSHAANSVAMAIHLSYQYPKTMWYLIGFAALVSFSRIAVGVHYPLDVLGWCDCRSV; this is translated from the coding sequence GTGCTGTCACTGCGAGACCGCTCTCACGGCAAGATTGTGGCGGAGATAACAGGGCTGCTCATGCTTGATTGGCTCGTCGAGATTGACTCTGCGGTTTTCGTTTTCCTGAACAGCGGCATCGTGAATCCGGTGTTTGATTTTATCATGCCAATCGCGACCAATCACTGGTTTCTTCGCGGCGTGTTTGCTGTAATAGTCTTGGGGCTCTTGATATTCGGGAAAAAGCAAGAACGTATCGCCGCGATTGCGTGTATCGTAACAGTCGCGCTTGCGGATCAACTTTCGGCACAGCTAATCAAACCGTTGGTGGGCCGCATTCGCCCCTGCCACACACTAAGCCGCTTCATTTGCTGGTCAACTGTTCGCAAGGGGTTGTCGTTCCCTTCGTCGCATGCAGCCAATTCGGTGGCAATGGCCATCCACTTGTCATATCAATATCCCAAGACGATGTGGTATCTGATTGGATTCGCAGCTTTGGTTAGCTTCTCGCGAATTGCTGTTGGAGTACATTATCCCCTTGATGTGTTGGGTTGGTGCGATTGTCGGAGCGTTT